In Quercus robur chromosome 11, dhQueRobu3.1, whole genome shotgun sequence, the sequence AACATACATATTTCATAGTTAAGAGCAAAGCACGCAAATTCCCATCTTTCCCTGAAGCCCAACGCTTGATCTCAGCATCCAGTGTTTCCGCAATCCACTGAAACCATGCATATCAGGATTGCACAATTAATAAGGACTACAGTAACTTCACGAGTTTCAGTACAGCCTAGCACTAAGACACACAAAAGCAACGAAACAACAAGTGTGTGTAGGagcggcttgatgcatttgggaaCTTAAGGCGAAAActgattattttgttttaaatacaaaattactactaattaacatgaatcacgtagaatttttttcttattttagaaattttatagacaaaaaatTTGGCAAAACTTTTCATACTtattgatgtggtagattgatagtggtaagaaAAAGAGTGATATTAATAGTAGACctagataagaacaaaaaatttggcaaaacttttcatacttgttgatgtggtagattgatagtggtaagaaAAAGAGTGATATTAATAGTAGACCTAGAtaagaactagtaaaagtttgctaactcaactattatgaaaaatgttatatatgaaattttttgtagattgctctctctttttcatttgataattttaagaaaaatagtgATATTAATGGTAGACCTAGAtaagaactagtaaaagtttgctaactcaactattatgaaaaatattatgaaattttttgtggattgctctctctctttttttttttttttttttttgagaagtgcaacattcacaatatttttcacaacaaatgcTAGGTGTAaagttacttcttttttctatttgaacccaccactataatttttttttttttttttttttttttttttttttttttgccatcaataacaagttagaagttagaacaacctgctacttaggatttgttgtaaaaatgttgtgaaaaatgttatgaacatagcatttctctttcttttttatttgttttcatttgataaaaaatataattttatttattggttacAAATAACcatattggttaaaatttagggatcTTTCTTTTACTTAGGGCCTTAGGAGACCGCATCAACTGCATCTAGCATTCAGCCGGCAGCATCTGTGTACAAAATATGAAATACACtgatcaaagaaaataaaatacagcAATCCatacaacttcttttttttttttaataagtaaaaaattattaaaagactAGAGAGCACCACCAAGTACACATATGGTGTACTTGGGAGgcaccaaaaataataaaaataaaaattagacaatttcataattaataatCATAAAGATGCAGCGTTGATCAACGGCATTTTTCAATATTGAACTAGTATAAAGATGCAAACCAGCCTAGTCAGTCCTATTTGGTTCAGTTTTAGGTTTATAAAATGAAAAGCATTTGAATCTAACCATATATTTCACATAAACCAGGCCTACCCATTCGTTAAATGATGGGATGGTGAGTGAGTGTAGTCATCAGGGGGAAGGTTGCTGTAGTCaggcacaaaacaaaaacaaatgagAAAATTAGAACATTTGATAGGAAACAATAGGTACTTACATGTCTCTCGGCTTGTTCCCTCTGAGTTTGAAGGTCCCTCTCATTCTTCTCAGCTAGTGCTTTAGCCTAAAATGCagacaacaataacaacttcAGTGAAATTACACTAATAATAAACACATTGAATGAACCATCGCCACCATTTAGCCCAAGTGGAATATGTACGTTAAACCCATCCTGTGTATAAGGGAACAGAGAATAAATTAGTCTAGTGAAAGACACATACCACACGCTCCTGGGTCCTCTGGTGGCGTTCCAACCTGGCTCTTCGTCTGTCTTCACTTCCTCCTGCAATTGTTGTCTCAGTTCTGCTATTATTTGGTATGCTCCTTCACTGTGAGAACGTTTGGGCAGCAACCTATGCGGTTGGAGATGATAACGGTTGGGACTTCGGCGTTGATACTTGGCCTAATGGAAAGACCTTTGGGCCTGGTGATGTACTCGGTAAGCATGAAccattgtttttgttaaataacTGCATACTTTTccaatcatcattttttttttttaaatgtttgaccagattttttttttctttttcccatctGTTTATCAGACTTTAGGTGATgatcaattttcattttatcataCTTTATTAGTCCACTTACATGCACAAGCGCATCGTAAAGTAACAATCATTCTCTACTCCATGATCGTCCTAGAAAGtagattacaaaaaatatttgcaaaTATTATAACCAAGGGTACTATATCCACACTCTCTCACATCGTGTTCAaatcttttcaatttcaaatcatGCATAAAATGTagacattttgatttttttatgaaacgATAATTAGTAGGAGACATTTTTATTTGTCTGAGACTctgaattgataggagaacatTCTAACatgggtttgggttgatttaATGTACAGtatgtaaaaatattaaaattagtcATAGAATATCTATAAGGTAGTGTAATGTTAATATTCTATTAGAAAACTCAGCGATTCTCCattgagatttattattcttcttGTTTCCATAATACTACAGTGTTCAACTACGGCCCAGGGGAGCACGACGTGAATTCTGTAAACCAACAAGGTTATGATACATGCACGGTATCAAGCGGTGCAAAAACATATGAAACTGGAAGTGATAGAATCAAGCTTGTGAAGGGAAAAAACTATTTCATTTGCAGCTTTCTGGGGCATTGCACAAACGGCATGAAAATAGCTATCAATGCATTGTAATCTGAAACAAAATGTTCTACAGATTTGTCAAGGTGCAATGGAATAATCAATAAACTTCATATCTACCATGCTTGAATATAAGATTGGTTTATTTTTGCACTTTCTTAAGGTGTTTTGCTTATCTTTCACTTTTTTGTATGGTGTGGCAAAAGAAATTATTTGACTGATATTTGGTTTCTACGGTTACCAAGCATCTTAATGAGAGCATCAATGGTGCAAATATTTGTTTTGCACTCAGCAATGcatgtaattaattaaatacatcAGGCTTAATCCCTCTCTCcatcatttaattttaaatatccATGGCTACACCCAATAGACCATCTCTAGCATAAGCCGATATCattgaattgaatttgaaaGTCACAATGGTAGATGTGATGCCCCAGATTTGATTGAATATT encodes:
- the LOC126704971 gene encoding basic blue protein-like, giving the protein LPPAIVVSVLLLFGMLLHCENVWAATYAVGDDNGWDFGVDTWPNGKTFGPGDVLVFNYGPGEHDVNSVNQQGYDTCTVSSGAKTYETGSDRIKLVKGKNYFICSFLGHCTNGMKIAINAL